A region of Necator americanus strain Aroian chromosome I, whole genome shotgun sequence DNA encodes the following proteins:
- a CDS encoding hypothetical protein (NECATOR_CHRI.G3511.T1) has product MMETADDSLLRALNAKAAGTVAIFDKGEYYACYGADAVLLATEVFMSDVCLKTLTVKGELLQYLTMNHGQYQRTVRELLMFLRYRIELYGLEQDQWILKAKGTIGNLGDFEDIVGDVPGCGNVIMAIKIGSGEDNTVSVCFVDLMEFRVLTSEFIDSPLFSHVEQCIVGIAPRECLVYVDNGNCQFSGKDRPKKLSALLKKVGVLETKTASMVEICDWEEVSNIFRTGCDYASLSESIKRCLCGLYNYLKMTEQEAYLNKFSLSDFRTSGFMQIDAGAVRALELFSLNYHQEAKGSCGTVFGLMNKCRTAAGQRLLREWLARPLCDLRQITDRQDVVESLVMNAEVRGTLSDVLLPKVPDSTTLARKLLLSRAKLQDCYRVYQLALLLRHFERSLRDLFDNDEKNRPAIKDLMLEPICYALLHFKKYCELISSTIDEDYLEKTGDFRIRPDIDPELLRISDDMHGLEKKAEKAKAHLATKLDLESIKLDSNPQLGFFYRVTLKEEKNIRKCKFITVIDTSKGSGVRFNDGDLAEINERYQVLSNIYRTAQQDLERKVVATCAGYAFALSELSNALATIDVLTSLARLVADSASEYVRPKLEPMGSGVFELKKCRHPVLEVLLDEHFIPNDVDLGTNRMIILTGANMGGKSTYLRSVAISALLAQIGSFVPASYAHLSIVDGIFTRVGASDQQTRGISTFMAEMLDSATILETATSNSLVIVDELGRGTSTYDGFGLAWAIAKDLLTRVRCYCLFATHFHEMGAIANYPGAVAMQMSVAVEDGQLAMLYEIRPGVAQSSFGIHVARTVGFPENIIEEASCFLNELEKVTSEPEINEAIKKLQSADDSELMQILT; this is encoded by the exons GAATACTACGCCTGCTATGGTGCTGATGCAGTCCTCTTGGCCACTGAAGTTTTCATGAGCGATGTCTGCTTGAAAACACTCACAGTGAAAG GAGAGTTGCTCCAGTATCTCACTATGAACCATGGGCAGTACCAAAGAACTGTACGTGAGCTGTTAATGTTCTTGCGTTACCGTATCGAGTTGTATGGTTTGGAACAAGATCAGTGGATTCTGAAAGCAAAG GGTACGATAGGAAACCTCGGCGATTTCGAAGATATTGTTGGAGATGTTCCGGGGTGTGGCAACGTAATTATGGCGATAAAAATTGGGAGTGGAGAGGAc aacacTGTGAGTGTATGTTTTGTAGACCTTATGGAATTTCGTGTACTAACATCAGAATTCATTGATTCGCCACTTTTTTCCCATGTCGAG cagtgTATAGTTGGCATCGCACCTCGTGAATGTCTTGTTTACGTTGACAATGGGAATTGTCAGTTCAGTGGCAAAGACCGTCCTAAAAAATTGAGCGCTCTCCTTAAGAAAGTAGGGGTGCTTGAAACGAAGACTGCTTCTATGGTAGAAATATGCGACTGGGAAGAAgtatcaaatatttttcgtaCTGGCTGTGACT ATGCTTCGCTTTCTGAATCTATCAAACGTTGCCTTTGCGGTTTGTACAACTATCTCAAAATGACCGAGCAAGAGGCCTATCTAAATAAGTTCTCCTTGTCCGATTTTCGTACTTCTGGATTCATGCAAATAGATGCAGGAGCTGTTCGTGCACTTGAACTGTTCTCACTGAATTATCACCAAG AAGCTAAAGGAAGTTGTGGGACTGTTTTCGGTTTAATGAATAAGTGCCGAACAGCCGCTGGACAAAGACTACTTC GGGAATGGCTAGCGCGTCCATTATGCGATCTAAGGCAAATTACCGATCGTCAAGATGTTGTGGAATCCCTTGTAATGAACGCCGAG GTTCGCGGAACTTTAAGTGATGTGCTTCTCCCGAAGGTTCCTGACAGCACTACTCTTGCGAGAAAGCTACTTCTAAGCAGGGCTAAACTACAG GACTGTTACCGCGTTTATCAATTGGCTCTACTCCTGCGGCATTTCGAGAGATCGTTGCGCGACCTCTTCGACAATGATGAGAAGAACAGGCCTGCCATCAAGGATCTAATGCTT GAACCTATCTGCTATGCGCTTCtgcacttcaaaaaatattgcGAGCTGATCAGTAGTACCATAGACGAGGATTACCTTGAGAAGACAGGGGATTTTCGAATACGACCGGATATCGACCCTGAGCTTCTCCGGATCAGCGATGACATGCATGGTTTGGAGAAGAAAGCTGAGAAAGCTAAAGCACAC ttagCAACTAAGTTGGATCTTGAATCCATCAAGCTGGATTCAAATCCtcaattgggatttttctacAGGGTCACGCTAAAG gaagaaaagaacattcgaaagtGCAAGTTTATAACTGTCATCGATACAAGCAAAGGTTCTGGGGTGCGCTTCAATGATGGTGATTTGGCTGAAATAAACGAGCG ctATCAAGTGCTGAGTAACATCTATCGAACCGCTCAACAAGATCTGGAAAGAAAAGTTGTCGCCACTTGCG CTGGTTATGCGTTTGCCCTCAGTGAACTCAGCAACGCATTAGCCACAATCGACGTGCTAACAAGTTTAGCTCGATTGGTTGCGGATTCCGCTAGCGAATACGTGAGGCCGAAGCTTGAGCCTATGG gcAGTGGAGTGTTTGAACTGAAGAAATGTCGCCATCCTGTATTGGAAGTTCTGCTTGATGAACATTTCATTCCAAACGATGTTGATCttg GAACAAATCGAATGATTATTTTAACCGGTGCAAATATGGGCGGAAAGAGCACTTACCTCAGATCTGTTGCTATTTCGGCGTTGCTGGCTCAGATAG GCAGCTTTGTGCCTGCTTCGTACGCACATCTTTCGATAGTGGATGGTATCTTCACACGTGTTGGTGCGAGTGATCAGCAGACAAGAGGCATTTCCACATTTATGGCCGAAATGCTTGATAGTGCTACAATCTTAGAG ACTGCTACATCCAACTCATTGGTGATAGTGGATGAGTTGGGTCGAGGAACTTCAACATACGATGGGTTTGGACTGGCTTGGGCCATCGCAAA AGACTTATTAACAAGGGTGCGatgttattgtttgtttgcaACCCATTTTCACGAAATGGGAGCGATTGCAAATTATCCTGGAGCAGTTGCTATGCAG ATGTCTGTAGCCGTAGAAGACGGACAACTTGCAATGTTATATGAAATACGTCCAGGCGTAGCTCAGAGCTCTTTTGGTATCCATGTCGCCCGTACAGTAGGATTTCCTGAGAATATTATCGAA GAAGCGTCGTGTTTCCTTAACGAACTAGAGAAAGTGACAAGTGAACCAGAAATAAACGAAGCCATAAAGAAATTGCAGTCGGCTGACGACAGTGAATTAATGCAGATATTGACTTga
- a CDS encoding hypothetical protein (NECATOR_CHRI.G3512.T1) yields MSFHISPELGRKKRAAWEAYKSIEDEVKKMKSSRSIPLHISEGRDSTFCSTSRIEATTVGPCRARLGFTQYQAHYRKSADPMVRLLHTFLQRKILRSSCPTRKEKPMRRLWCAINKKGSVQCRRRVEQIDKQQESSDPGDWN; encoded by the exons ATGAGTTTTCATATCTCACCCGAGTTGGGAAGGaagaaacgagcggcttgggaagCTTATAAGAGTATCGAGGATGAagtgaagaagatgaagagcAGCCG gagtatcccgcttcacaTAAGTGAGGGACGAGATTCAACGTTCTGTTCTACGTCAAGGATCGAAG CAACAACCGTTGGACCGTGCCGTGCGCGACTGGGTTTCACGCAATAtcaagcgcactacaggaagtccgccgacccgatggtcagacttcttcacacATTCCTTCAAAGGAAAATTCTACGCTCTTCGTGCCCCACTCGAAAGGAGAAACCAATGAGGCGACTCTGGTGTGCgatcaacaaaaaaggaagtgtTCAATGCCGGCGTCGGGTCGAGCAAATCGATAAACAACAGGAGTCAAGTGATCCAGGTGACTGGAATTGA
- a CDS encoding hypothetical protein (NECATOR_CHRI.G3513.T1): protein MALVGIDFRAPLRQVKRVQFGILGPDEVKRMSVGEIEFPEIYENGKPKKGGLMDPRQGVIDRRGRCMTCAGNLADCPGHFAHLELARPVFHIGFLTKILKVLRCVCFYCSKLLLDKDNQRVKDIIRKTQGNPRRRLALIYDMCKSKIVCDGGNEVENQNPEDGEDGEKVIKASGCGRYQPSYRRTGIDINAEWKKNVNEDTQERKIFLTAERALEIFKQISDEDCLILGMDPRFARPDWMICTVLPVPPLAVRPAVVTFGSARNQDDLTHKLSDIIKTNIQLRNNEANGAAAHVLADDVKLLQYHVATLVDNCIPGLPTATQKGGRPLKSIKQRLKGKEGRIRGNLMGKRVDFSARTVITADPNLPIDTVGVPRTIAQNLTFPEIVTPFNIDKLQELVNRGDSQYPGAKYIIRENGARVDLRYHPRAADLHLQPGYRVERHMRDGDIIVFNRQPTLHKMSMMGHRVKILPWSTFRMNLSVTTPYNADFDGDEMNLHLPQSLETRAEIEEIAMVPRQLITPQANKPVMGIVQDTLCAVRMMTKRDVYIDYPRMMDLLMYLPSWEGKVPQPAIMKPRPLWTGKQLFSLIIPGNVNVLRTHSTHPDDEDSGPYKWISPGDTKVLVEHGELISGIVCSRTVGRSAGNLLHVVALELGHEVAAKFYSHIQTVVNAWLLREGHTIGIGDTIADQATYRDIQDTIRKAKLDVIDVIEKAHNDDLEPTPGNTLRQTFENKVNRILNDARDRTGSSAQKSLSEFNNFKSMVVSGSKGSKINISQVIACVGQQNVEGKRIPFGFRHRTLPHFIKDDYGPESKGFVENSYLAGLTPAEFFFHAMGGREGLIDTAVKTAETGYIQRRLIKAMESVMVNYDGTVRNSLAQMIQLRYGEDGLDGMWVENQSMPTMKPTNALFEKDFKNDLSDEKTLRRFYTEDLVRELQASPEATKELEAEFQQLEEDRRLLRKIFPGGDAKIVLPCNLQRLIWNAQKIFHVETRKVSSLSPLHVIDGVKKLSKKLIIVSGEDKISKQAQYNATLLMNILIRSTLCSKKMASTHKLNMEAFDWLIGEIETRFQQAIAQPGEMVGALAAQSLGEPATQMTLNTFHYAGVSAKNVTLGVPRLKEIINVSKQLKTPSLTVFLQGAAAKDAEKAKDVLCRLEHTTLKKVVANTAIYYDPDPKNTCIEEDEEWVSIFYEMADFDPSRASPWVLRLELDRKRMTDKKLSMEHIADKIQQGFGDDLNVIYTDDNADKLVFRLRITNQPSDKSAEVEQVDKMEDDVFLRCIESNMLSDLTLQGIGSISKVYMHKPTTDDKKRVVITPEGGFKAISEWLLETDGTALLRVLSEQHIDPVRTTSNDICEIFEVLGIEAVRKAIEREMNNVISFDGSYVNYRHLALLCDVMTAKGHLMAITRHGINRQEVGALMRCSFEETVDILMEAAVHAETDPVKGVSENIMLGQLAKAGTGAFDLVLDAEKCKYGIEVSTMMGMYGGVGQFGAAHSPASSSMSPIQTPWNGGMTPGYGAAWSPIGSGMTPGAAGFSPSGHSETGMSPGYSGEGGWSPTSPSDPLGGMSPSGATPRYGGAMSPGYSPTSPNAFGAQSPSYSPTSPHYSPTSPSYSPTSPSYSPTSPSYSPTSPSYSPTSPSYSPTSPSYSPTSPSYSPTSPSYSPTSPGYSPSSPRYSPTSPTYSPTSPTYSPTSPTYSPTSPTYSPTSPSYGGSGYSPSSPRYSPTSPTYSPTSPTYSPTSPQYSPSSPQYSPSSPQYSPSSPRPDASPSYSPSSPQYSPTSPVYTPSSPQYSPSSPQYTPSGNPASPVYSPSSPQYSPTSPQYSPSSPNYTPSSPYSPNYDPDSYS from the exons ATGGCTCTAGTGGGTATAGACTTTCGGGCACCTTTGAGACAAGTAAAAAGAGTTCAATTTGGGATTCTTGGTCCAGATGAAGTA aaacgtATGTCAGTAGGGGAGATTGAGTTCCCCGAAATTTATGAGAATGGAAAACCCAAGAAAGGCGGATTGATGGATCCGCGACAAGGAGTCATTGATAGAAGGGGACG atGCATGACTTGTGCTGGAAATCTCGCAGATTGTCCAGGACATTTTGCTCATTTGGAGCTTGCGAGACCTGTGTTTCACATCGGGTTTCTAACAAAAATTCTTAAA GTACTCCgttgtgtttgtttttattgtagtAAATTGCTTCTGGACAAAGATAACCAACGTGTCAAAGATATTATTAGAAAGACACAAG GGAATCCTCGTCGGAGGCTCGCTTTGATATATGACATGTGCAAATCTAAAATAGTTTGTGATGGCGGAAATGAAGTAGAAAATCAAAACCCTGAG GATGGGGAAGATGGAGAAAAAGTTATAAAAGCGAGCGGATGTGGTCGATATCAGCCTTCTTATCGTCGCACTGGCATTGATATTAATGCTGAGTGGAAAAAGAATGTAAATGAAGACACACAG GAACGAAAAATATTCCTTACAGCCGAAAGAGCCCTGGAaatcttcaaacaaatttctgaTGAGGACTGCCTTATTCTAG GAATGGATCCTCGATTTGCACGTCCTGATTGGATGATCTGCACTGTTCTTCCTGTCCCTCCTCTGGCTGTTCGGCCTGCTGTCGTTACCTTTGGGTCCGCTCGAAATCAGGACGATTTAACGCACAAACTCTCCGATATTATCAAAACAAATATTCAGCTACGCAA TAATGAAGCGAATGGGGCAGCGGCTCATGTCTTGGCAGACGATGTAAAATTGTTGCAGTATCACGTAGCAACACTCGTAGACAACTGTATACCAGGACTTCCAACG GCCACCCAGAAAGGTGGAAGGCCATTGAAATCCATAAAGCAGCGTTTGAAAGGAAAGGAAGGCAGAATTCGAGGAAATCTTATGG GTAAGCGTGTGGACTTCTCCGCGCGTACCGTCATTACGGCTGATCCAAATCTTCCTATTGATACCGTTGGTGTACCTCGCACAATCGCTCAGAATTTGACATTTCCCGAAATCGTGACTCCATTCAATATTGATAA GCTGCAAGAACTTGTCAATCGTGGAGACTCCCAGTACCCAGGTGCAAAGTATATTATTCGTGAGAATGGTGCTCGTGTCGACCTTCGATACCATCCTCGAGCGGCTGACCTCCACTTGCAACCTGGCTATAG AGTTGAGCGTCATATGCGCGACGGTGATATCATTGTCTTCAATCGCCAGCCAACACTGCACAAAATGTCCATGATGGGTCACAGAGTGAAG ATTCTGCCATGGTCTACATTTCGTATGAATCTGTCTGTAACCACTCCCTATAACGCTGACTTCGATGGAGATGAAATGAATCTGCATCTACCCCAGTCACTGGAAACTAGGGcggaaatagaagaaatagcaATGGTGCCAAG gCAGCTAATTACTCCACAGGCAAACAAACCTGTGATGGGTATTGTACAGGATACATTGTGTGCGGTGCGAATGATGACAAAACGGGATGTTTACATTGATTAC CCACGTATGATGGATCTTCTCATGTATTTACCGTCATGGGAAGGCAAAGTTCCTCAACCTGCCATCATGAAACCGAGACCGCTGTGGACaggaaaacaacttttttcgcTCATTATCCCTGGAAATGTTAATGTGCTGAGAACTCACAGCACTCATCCAGACGACGAAGATAGCGGGCCGTATAAATGGATATCTCCTGGCGATACGAAG GTGTTGGTAGAACATGGAGAACTAATTTCTGGTATTGTCTGCTCAAGGACAGTTGGTCGATCGGCTGGTAATCTTCTTCATGTTGTTGCACTTGAGTTAGGTCATGAA GTGGCCGCCAAGTTCTACTCACACATTCAAACGGTTGTAAATGCATGGCTACTGAGAGAAGGTCACACAATCGGAATAG GTGACACTATTGCCGATCAGGCTACATACCGAGACATCCAAGACACAATTAGAAAGGCCAAGCTTGATGTGATTGATGTCATTGAGAA AGCTCACAACGACGATCTTGAACCAACACCCGGTAATACTCTGCGACAGACATTTGAGAATAAAGTGAATAGAATTCTTAATGATGCTCGTGATAGAACTGGAAGTTCAGCTCAGAAGTCGCTTTCCG aattcaacaatttcaagTCTATGGTCGTTTCTGGCTCTAAAGGATCAAAGATCAACATTTCTCAG GTTATTGCTTGTGTGGGGCAACAGAACGTCGAAGGAAAACGTATTCCGTTTGGATTCCGTCATCGCACGTTGCCTCACTTCATAAAAGATGACTATGGACCAGAATCGAAAGG TTTTGTGGAGAACTCTTACCTTGCTGGTTTAACGCCGGCTGAATTCTTTTTCCACGCTATGGGAGGTCGCGAGGGTCTCATTGATACAGCTGTGAAGACAGCCGAAACTGGGTACATTCAGCGTCGTTTGATAAAAGCTATGGAGAGTGTCATGGTCAATTACGATGGAACC GTTCGAAATTCGCTGGCACAAATGATTCAGCTGAGATACGGAGAAGATGGTCTAGACGGAATGTGGGTTGAGAATCAAAGCATGCCAACTATGAAACCCACAAATGCTTTGttcgaaaaagattttaag AATGATCTCTCTGATGAGAAGACGTTGCGTAGATTTTACACAGAAGATCTCGTTCGGGAACTGCAAGCTTCTCCTGAAGCCACGAAAGAA CTCGAGGCTGAGTTCCAACAGCTTGAAGAAGATCGACGTTTACTTCGAAAGATATTCCCTGGTGGTGATGCAAAGATTGTTCTGCCTTGCAATCTTCAGCGACTGATTTGGAACgctcagaaaattttccacgTCGAAACACG GAAAGTGTCAAGTCTGAGCCCACTGCACGTCATAGATGGAGTAAAGAAGTTATCGAAAAAGCTAATTATCGTGTCAGGTGAAGATAAGATTTCGAAGCAG GCGCAGTACAATGCCACCTTATTGATGAATATATTAATTCGATCAACGCTCTGTTCGAAGAAGATGGCCTCAACTCATAAGCTGAATATGGAAGCGTTCGATTGGTTGATTG GTGAGATCGAAACTCGTTTTCAACAAGCAATTGCTCAACCAGGAGAGATGGTCGGCGCTCTAGCCGCTCAGTCTTTGGGAGAACCTGCAACTCAAATGACACTTAATACTTTCCACTACGCTGGTGTGTCTGCGAAG aatgtaaCTCTTGGTGTACCACGTCTGAAGGAAATCATTAATGTGTCGAAGCAGCTGAAGACACCGTCTCTTACGGTGTTTCTTCAAGGTGCAGCAGCTAAGGATGCTGAAAAAGCGAAAGATGTTCTGTGCAGACTGGAACATACAACGCTGAAAAAG gtTGTAGCCAATACAGCCATCTACTACGATCCTGATCCAAAGAATACATGTAtcgaagaagatgaagaatggGTCAGTATCTTCTACGAAATGGCTGATTTTGATCCAAGTCGTGCGTCTCCTTGGGTTTTACGATTGGAGCTGGATAGAAAGAG GATGACAGATAAGAAGTTGAGTATGGAACATATTGCGGACAAAATACAGCAAGGATTCGGCGATGATTTGAACGTGATCTACACTGACGACAATGCTGACAAACTTGTCTTCCGTCTGCGCATCACGAACCAACCTTCGGATAAAAGCGCAGAA GTGGAACAAGTGGATAAAATGGAAGATGATGTTTTCTTACGTTGTATTGAATCAAATATGCTGTCGGATTTGACATTGCAG GGGATTGGTTCGATCTCCAAAGTATACATGCATAAGCCTACAACAGATGACAAGAAACGTGTGGTCATTACACCAGAAGGAGGTTTTAAAGCAATTTCTGAATGGCTTCTTGAAACTGATGGTACTGCACTTCTGAGG GTATTGTCGGAGCAACATATTGATCCTGTGCGTACTACCTCGAACgatatttgtgaaattttcgag GTGTTGGGCATTGAAGCTGTCCGTAAAGCAATCGAACGCGAAATGAACAATGTCATTTCTTTTGACGGATCCTATGTCAATTATCGTCACTTGGCTCTTCTTTGTGACGTTATGACGGCAAAAG GTCACTTAATGGCCATCACTCGTCATGGAATTAATAGACAAGAGGTCGGTGCTTTGATGCGCTGTTCATTCGAGGAAACCGTTGACATTCTTATGGAGGCAGCTGTTCACGCTGAGACAGACCCTGTGAAAG GAGTATCCGAAAATATTATGCTTGGACAATTGGCTAAAGCTGGTACTGGTGCCTTCGACCTTGTTTTGGAtgcagaaaaatgtaaatacgGCATAGAG GTTTCGACGATGATGGGTATGTACGGAGGAGTGGGTCAATTTGGCGCCGCTCATAGTCCGGCGAGCTCCTCGATGTCTCCTATTCAAACTCCGTGGAACGGAGGAATGACTCCAGGCTACGGAGCAGCATGGTCTCCCATTGGAAGTGGAATGACTCCAGGAGCTGCTGGGTTTTCTCCATCCGGTCACTCCGAGACTGGGATGTCTCCGGGTTATTCTGG CGAAGGAGGATGGTCACCAACTTCACCGAGTGATCCTCTTGGAGGAATGTCTCCATCGGGAGCAACTCCACGCTACGGCGGCGCAATGTCTCCCGGTTATTCGCCTACGAGCCCAAATGCATTTGGCGCCCAGAGTCCGAGTTATTCACCAACAAGTCCGCACTATTCGCCAACGTCGCCGTCATACTCTCCAACATCACCTAGTTACAGTCCTACAAGTCCAA GTTACTCACCCACATCTCCATCATATTCCCCAACATCGCCATCTTACTCGCCTACTTCGCCGAGCTACAGTCCTACCAGTCCTa GTTATTCGCCAACGTCTCCATCTTATTCACCAACCAGCCCTGGGTACTCACCCAGCAGTCCGCGATATTCACCGACCTCTCCGACTTATAGTCCAACCAGCCCCAC GTACTCTCCGACATCTCCAACGTATTCGCCGACGTCTCCTACGTATAGTCCAACGAGTCCGAGTTATGGCGGCAGCGGATACAGTCCATCGAGTCCACG ATACTCGCCGACGTCTCCGACTTATTCGCCTACTAGTCCTACATACAGCCCAACATCGCCACAGTATAGCCCCAGTAGTCCGCAG TACTCGCCGTCTTCTCCGCAGTACTCCCCCAGCTCTCCAAGGCCGGATGCATCGCCTTCTTATTCACCATCATCTCCACAATATAGTCCAACATCGCCGGTGTACACCCCGAGCAGCCCTCAG TACTCGCCTAGTTCGCCTCAGTACACACCATCAGGAAATCCGGCGTCACCAGtg TACTCACCATCATCACCGCAGTACAGTCCAACTTCTCCGCAATACAGCCCAAGCTCGCCCAAT tacaCTCCATCTTCTCCGTATTCTCCTAACTATGATCCAGACAGCTACAGCTAA